In Ptychodera flava strain L36383 chromosome 21, AS_Pfla_20210202, whole genome shotgun sequence, a genomic segment contains:
- the LOC139122234 gene encoding uncharacterized protein gives MADIEAMFHQVKVREEDSDCLRFYWWPDGNIESPPRVYKMMVHLFGAVSSPSCANTALHKMADDNSHLFNKEVVKTIKRDFYVDDCLKSVENAKKAIKLTQDLTAACKKGGFRLTKWVSNSREVLETIPKEERAKEDLKLEYDCLPVERALGTSWSVESDTIGFQINIESRPPTRRGILSIISSVYDPIGLAAPFILPARILLQDLCRRGIGWDAKIKEDDRKKWLRWLSDLPKLENVSTQRCYKPADFGEVKVREIHHFSDASEYGYGVASYIRLINEDGRIHCAFLMGKARVAPLKKITIPRLELTAATVAVRMNRMLEEELDIKNDKVYFWTDSTSVIKYCANETSRFHTFIANRINIIREGSDSKQWKYVDTKSNPADDASRGLTVDKFLQNKRWLRGPDFLWKRESEWPTQQDISRALCNKDPEVKREASVYSTVLVEQEFGVEKILLRYSSMMKLKKIVGWFLLAKKNLQDKCRKRKEGDEDTNADTSQKSCETTIPPVSLENLQRAEDAIMKYVQRKHFPDEMALLQQKKQVRRYSPLYKLDPILDKGIIRVGGRLERASVSPDSKHPIVLPKDSPVSTIILQETHKEVGHLGRNSMLAKLREKYWILRAPTAIRNLVTKCVICRKYRAKVCEQKMSDLPKDRITPEEPPFTRTGVDYFGPLEVKRGRVTEKRYGAIFTCMATRAVHLEVACSLDTDSCINAIRRFIARRGQVRSIRSDNGTNFVAADKELKESIRRWNQEKIAEMLHQQDIKWEFNPPAGSHFGGVWERHIRTIRKIIFSLLKEQPLRMSDEALRTLFCEVEAIINSRPITRLSEDPNDLEALTPNHLLMLKPKQALPPGLFQKNDNYVRRRWRQVQYLADIFWKRWMKEYLRCYKRDRSGSRSEETSTLETWC, from the coding sequence ATGGCAGACATAGAGGCTATGTTCCACCAGGTAAAGGTTAGAGAAGAGGACAGTGACTGTCTACGCTTCTATTGGTGGCCAGATGGAAACATAGAAAGCCCTCCAAGAGTCTATAAAATGATGGTTCACCTGTTCGGTGCAGTATCATCCCCGAGCTGCGCGAACACAGCACTACACAAGATGGCCGACGACAACAGCCACCTATTCAACAAGgaagttgtcaaaacaataaaGAGAGACTTCTACGTAGATGATTGCCTCAAGTCGGTAGAAAATGCAAAGAAGGCAATCAAGTTGACGCAAGATCTGACTGCTGCTTGCAAGAAGGGCGGTTTCCGTCTAACAAAGTGGGTGAGCAACAGCCGTGAAGTATTGGAGACTATACCAAAAGAAGAAAGAGCTAAGGAAGACCTGAAGCTGGAATACGACTGCCTACCAGTAGAGCGTGCCCTAGGTACTTCATGGTCGGTCGAGTCAGACACCATAGGATTCCAGATCAACATTGAAAGCCGGCCTCCAACGAGAAGAGGCATACTATCAATTATCAGCTCAGTATACGATCCCATTGGACTCGCAGCTCCGTTCATCCTACCTGCAAGAATACTACTTCAAGACTTGTGTCGTAGAGGTATTGGTTGGGATGCAAAGATCAAAGAAGACGATCGGAAGAAATGGCTAAGATGGCTATCAGATCTTCCAAAACTAGAAAACGTATCAACTCAGAGGTGCTACAAACCAGCAGACTTTGGCGAAGTCAAGGTACGTGAAATACATCACTTTTCTGACGCCAGTGAATATGGATACGGTGTCGCATCGTATATTAGACTCATTAATGAAGATGGAAGAATTCACTGTGCCTTCCTTATGGGAAAAGCAAGGGTTGCACCACTGAAGAAAATTACCATCCCACGCCTGGAGCTGACAGCAGCTACAGTGGCCGTGAGAATGAACAGAATGTTGGAGGAAGAACTCGACATTAAGAACGACAAGGTATACTTCTGGACAGACAGCACATCGGTGATTAAGTACTGCGCCAATGAAACATCCCGATTCCACACCTTCATAGCCAACCGGATCAACATTATACGTGAAGGTTCGGATAGTAAACAGTGGAAGTACGTCGACACAAAATCCAACCCAGCAGACGACGCATCTAGGGGACTAACGGTAGACAAGTTCCTGCAAAACAAAAGATGGCTGCGAGGACCAGATTTCCTGTGGAAACGAGAAAGTGAATGGCCTACACAACAGGACATCTCCAGAGCGCTATGTAATAAAGACCCAGAAGTCAAGCGGGAAGCATCCGTGTACAGCACCGTACTAGTAGAGCAAGAGTTTGGGGTAGAGAAGATCTTACTACGCTACTCCAGCATGATGAAACTAAAGAAAATAGTCGGATGGTTCCTGTTAGCGAAGAAAAACCTTCAAGATAAATGCCGCAAAAGAAAGGAAGGCGATGAAGACACCAACGCAGATACTAGCCAGAAGAGTTGTGAAACAACAATCCCACCTGTTTCACTAGAGAATCTGCAAAGGGCAGAAGATGCAATCATGAAGTATGTGCAGCGAAAGCATTTTCCAGATGAAATGGCACTCCTACAACAAAAGAAGCAAGTCAGGAGATACAGCCCATTATATAAGCTGGACCCAATTTTGGATAAAGGAATAATACGAGTTGGTGGACGCCTGGAACGTGCCTCAGTGTCACCAGACAGCAAGCACCCAATAGTGCTGCCTAAAGACTCACCAGTGTCAACAATCATACTCCAAGAAACCCACAAAGAAGTCGGACATCTTGGAAGAAACTCGATGCTGGCGAAGCTAAGAGAGAAATATTGGATTCTACGGGCGCCTACAGCAATCCGCAACCTCGTAACCAAATGTGTCATCTGTAGAAAGTATAGAGCGAAAGTTTGTGAGCAGAAGATGTCAGACCTACCTAAGGACCGCATCACCCCCGAAGAGCCACCATTCACTCGCACAGGTGTAGATTACTTCGGACCACTGGAGGTCAAACGTGGCCGTGTCACTGAGAAGAGGTATGGAGCGATCTTCACATGTATGGCGACTCGTGCGGTACACTTAGAAGTAGCCTGCTCATTAGATACAGATTCGTGCATCAACGCCATCAGAAGATTTATAGCACGAAGAGGACAAGTTAGGTCCATCAGATCGGACAACGGGACTAACTTCGTCGCAGCCGACAAAGAGCTGAAGGAGAGTATCAGGAGATGGAACCAAGAGAAGATAGCTGAGATGCTCCACCAACAAGACATCAAATGGGAATTCAACCCCCCAGCAGGTTCCCACTTTGGAGGAGTATGGGAGCGTCACATCAGAACCATAAGGAAAATCATCTTTTCCTTGCTCAAAGAACAACCACTTCGCATGTCAGATGAAGCACTCCGAACGCTGTTCTGTGAAGTGGAAGCCATAATTAACAGCCGACCAATCACCAGGCTGTCAGAAGATCCGAACGATCTAGAGGCATTAACACCCAACCACCTGTTAATGCTGAAACCAAAACAGGCCCTGCCACCCGGCTTGTTTCAGAAGAATGACAACTACGTACGCCGTCGATGGAGACAAGTGCAGTACCTGGCAGATATATTCTGGAAGAGATGGATGAAAGAATATCTCCGTTGCTACAAGAGAGACAGAAGTGGCTCGAGATCAGAAGAAACCTCAACGTTGGAGACGTGGTGTTGA